Within Cydia fagiglandana chromosome 25, ilCydFagi1.1, whole genome shotgun sequence, the genomic segment cgGTCGTGTAGAGCAGCGGTCTAAcgtgcggcccgcgggccgcatgcggctcgtgaaactgtcacttgcggcccgagtgccgccttggctattttgtatgtaatagtgacaaacgacaatgtctcataaagtcataaatattaacaaagtacggcccgcgtcacctccgttaactactatgtggctggctgctaaaaggttgccgaccgctggtgtaGAGGAACCATAAAGAGGGCGCTTGCAtctgtcaagagggcgctgttaatTTCATGTAAAGagtgacagttcagtatagtatgaaaaaatagttccagtgaaattccgcaacatggcgtgTGATCATAATATTCCTGGTCATACTTTAAAACATAGTTGATCAACTTcttaatttaatgaaatatgccAAAATAATATCAAATCTTTTTGTGAGAGATGagatttattaattttgtaaattgtCACTGAGAATCAAAACTATAACAAAATTCAGCGCACTCATCAAACGTCCACTCAGAGAAAGACGTGGGGACAGCCACGGTAATTTAATTAGCGAATGCGTCAGTGTGACAGGTCATAGGtaatcataattttatgaaaatgGGACTTTATAGGTCATGTCATGTCTCAATATAATAAGCAAGAGTATAATAAACGGATTCCACATTCGTCGGATGGATTCAAGTCGGACAATTAACACAAGAATTACCAATATTACTATTACCTTAGTACTTATCATTTCGAAAAGTATAGAAACTTGAATCAATTGTAGATGGATCCCGAAAGTTAACGGTCCGTATTTTGCCAGCGCGTCTGCCGTCAGAGAGGAAACCTCAAGCAATAATGTGCAGGTCAGGAGTTGCATCAGCAAATAAAATGCAAACAATTCCTCACTAAACGCGTCGGAGCACTTGTCCACAAACCTGTAATCAATTATAcaatactaaataaatactcTTTCATGAATACCTACCTTGATATTATTTACCAAcatttcctctaccagtcaccagaatCAAATaatactgccatattacattgttttatcgaagttaaaagtTACCCTGTGACGCCTCCAAAtgggcccccctttctgtgacgcacatgctatagcattcgtctttgtatggcagttcccttagtagcccggcaggtgcgtctgggagtagAGTAGACACGTGCAATTTGGGTGAATTTCAATAAGAAAACAATGCAAATAATAGAGAAAGTTTAAAACAATTCAAGCGACGGGggacttatcgctaaaaagcgatctcctCCAGATAACCATCATTAACATCATTAGTTAAATTCTATGCTTTGACTGGTGGAAGGTAGAGACTGCctagcattaagtccgcctgtacgattatatttacttttatgtaataaataaagataaattaaataaatttatcatTAGAGATTAACAGGCTACTGCAACTATTTCAAAACATACCATACCTGACAATGAGTCAAAAACATTTTGTACCTATGAGTTCAAGTTATTTTAAGACTTTCCTGTCGACATCGTAAAACTGAGCCAAATTTTCgtactttaataataatggcatgaAGTcttaaagggcccactgattgacagcccgccggacggtatcagcctgtcagttagaacaaaattttgacagttccgaacaactttAGAAAATGTACCCAAATCGTTATATTTCGTAATGTCCACAGAAAAAACTGATCCTCCTGAATCCTGACCTCCTTAGACCGTCTTAATCGTATTGAATAATATATTTCgtgttaaataatattttcctgaAACTTACTTTATGATTAGTTTGTGGTGTTCGATGATTTCCTTTAATATCTCTCGGACTCTCATATTCTCTTCTGTCGAATACATGCCGTCCTTCGGAGTTATGCTTGACAAATTGTGCTTCAAAATTTTAAGATGCCCCCAAATTTGAAAGACAATAAGACAAAGTAGAAGGTCGAATACTACGACGCCAATTATAGTATTATAGGAGGTAGGAAGATTGAATAAGAAGAGTAACCAATAACCCTTTATGGTGGTATACACGTCTTCGGTGAAACAGTGGTAGTACACGGCTTGCTCAAAGGTGCGGTTGGCGGGCCGGTCCGGGCCGAACATTCCGTTGTTGTAGTTGTTGTACCACGGCATGAAAATGAACAGGGTTAAACCGCATATCATCTGACCGACCAAGTACAATGTGAATATCACTGATATGTTGTGGATCTGCGTATGCATCTAAACAGAATGCCAAtataactatttaatttattttttaatcgtattagacaataaatatgatgaactagcttttgcccgcgagtTCGTCTGCGTGGAAATAGTTTCAGCAGTTAGAGTAAGTATAACGCCTGGATAATATATAATGGCAATAATTTTGAGCCtgtcatgcaggaaattataaatgttataattttttgaataaaaaaatacagcgtaatgtaatttactattttttatatatttagcagcttactgatacaaaccgaattccacgcgagcggagccgcgggcacagctagtaataCATATACTTAATTGCTTGCACTAGTTAACAGGGAAttcattaattttctcatttccaATGACAATCCCTCTTTTGGtgacttccgacataaaaactatcctgatgtccttccccgggactcaaactaccTCTGCCatgccaaattttaactaaatccgttcagcggtttaagcgtgaagaggtaacagaacagacacactttcgcatttataatattaatatggaTTGCAAGTAACACATTCAATGACTCATGTCATTTTTTATCAGTCTGTAggatcaaaaaaaaaacgggcaagtgcgagtcggactcgcgcacgaagggttccgtaccataatgcaaaaaaaggcatataaaaaacggtcacccatccaagtactgaccccgcccgacgttgcttaacttcggtcaaaaatcacgtttgttgtatgggggccccacttaaatctttattttattctgtttttagtatttgttgttatagcggcaacagaaatacatcatctgtgaaaatttcaactgtctagctgtcacggttcgtgagatacaacctggtgacagacagacggacggacggacggacggacagcagagtcttagtaatagggtcccgttttaccctttgggtacggaaccctaattaaaaACTACCTAAACAGTTGGAGAAAGATGACTTATTTGGAGATATTAagttaaagccgaccactgactaacagtccgccggacgatatcggccggtcagttgttcggaactgtcaaatttttgttctaactgactggccaatatcgtccggcggcctgttagtcagtggtcggacTGGTCGGCTTAAGACTTATAAAAGCAAAAGTTAAGCGATATGTACAAACAAACCTTCGAAGCGTACAGCGTCCGATTCTTGAAGTAAAACAGGTGGAATTCTAGTAAGTAATCCTTTATTATATCTCGATATTTAGCCGTCCGAGACATCAATAACCTTTGCTGGAatatataaaatgaaatatttattatgctGGTAGCTATAATAGTATAAATAATTGTCCAGGCGACGAAAAGAAGACACGAGTTAGACAAAAAAAAGCTACAGATGAAGTTCtaataaggcctgattcgaattcaatctgccaaattgaaaaccctattaatggtactgaagctagctgaatcaagatttgtttttccataatttattgaaaatttgtttaaaaattgttatttataagtaaattcatcattttccatttcttcccgctcctgtcgttagttttgttgtatgccctccatcatacatccgacagtgttttttgacagtttcttagtttgagtcctatcaagaacaatgtttattttgaaatattatattgcatatagtttttgttgttttaacgaactaattccttggacactccactccataccgttcaataggtcaatactgtgggactttgttgaatcaagttttttggtccgatttcgagggtactggcttaagcatgctgattgcctcataaacatcgtggatcatctccaaatattatcaaagtaatattggaaatccgcattattaaactaaagctgcgaaccgtttcttttagtgatgttggtgtcgatttctctgtcgaaaagtaaccaatgcccggtaactgacaccacatcgacgaaattcctgatacgccagatatttgaagatatgtctagatcctcattgtttcatggatattgcaatgaaattacctttcagtattggtatagtattaggtaacaggttatgttggaaattagttatgtgcaagtttcttccatacttatcaagtttttgacagcaatttggcgcctaattaaaaagacggcggcgtttatttgatttttttgatcatcttagaattgataaaaaaaaaattttttggtataataattttgtgattctgataattataatgtcgtagtgtatatataaagtaagctagaaaatatccaagaaaaatcactctgaatttgtcaaatttgtttcgaatcaggccttagaaGAATTAcaatcagaaataaataaaccgtttagacgacaacggtttcactcacttgaatttttagtcgctattggcgacatgttttgGGCCCTTTGGGGTTTGcagtcgccgcgagcactcgagcctgaggaaggacccccgacgagcccgaaacatgtcgccaatagcggctaaaaattcaagtgagtgaaaccgttctcgtctaaacagtttaaaatctcacgaaagtttaatacaGAAATAAATACTAAGTTTTGACTTTAAAACTTAGTTCTTAAACACTTaccaaaaacaataatttcaaaaatatgcacaataACACGTGCCCGGCATCGAAAAACGAAATCGTCTCTCTCCTGTACCAGATGTAG encodes:
- the LOC134677047 gene encoding uncharacterized protein LOC134677047 — encoded protein: MLHTQVFYSLKRRFEDRDATSPLDFKYISMLSFMLSSIGCWPYRHFGRRRLDFILSMYNMLLILVAIVFLILGAAYIWYRRETISFFDAGHVLLCIFLKLLFLQRLLMSRTAKYRDIIKDYLLEFHLFYFKNRTLYASKMHTQIHNISVIFTLYLVGQMICGLTLFIFMPWYNNYNNGMFGPDRPANRTFEQAVYYHCFTEDVYTTIKGYWLLFLFNLPTSYNTIIGVVVFDLLLCLIVFQIWGHLKILKHNLSSITPKDGMYSTEENMRVREILKEIIEHHKLIIKFVDKCSDAFSEELFAFYLLMQLLTCTLLLEVSSLTADALAKYGPLTFGIHLQLIQVSILFEMISTKSEQLIDAVYAMPWQCMDASNRKTVMVLLQRAQTPITLKAAKMVPVGLRTMAAVLKTSFSYYMMLNAIAGER